From one Musa acuminata AAA Group cultivar baxijiao chromosome BXJ2-6, Cavendish_Baxijiao_AAA, whole genome shotgun sequence genomic stretch:
- the LOC135614347 gene encoding cysteine-rich receptor-like protein kinase 43 isoform X1: MATRPKKFLESLIKPFIGGRNKEEKGEDDLEAIAATEHKVFRYEMLVAATRNFNPKQKLGEGGFGPVFKGRLEDGRDVAVKRLGRGSRQGAREFENEAMLLSRVQHKNVVNLYGYCAHDDDKLLVYEYIPNESLDKLLFSEGEAEGNGSQMQLDWKRRYQVIVGVARGLLYLHEGAHTAIIHRDIKASNILLDNRWVPKIADFGMARLFPEDQTHVNTRVAGTNGYMAPEYVMHGSLSTKADVFSFGVLVLELISGRKNSAFSPLPDPEANSLLEWAWKLYKKGQRLELLDPAVASTADAEQVAMCVQIGLLCTQSDPKLRPDMKRVVIILSKQPSVLEEPTRPGIPGSRYRRRSYGTRGSHYSAGESSSTINSASTAATTATTSTTLTMHHESHQEQHPNPT, translated from the exons ATGGCGACGAGACCTAAGAAATTCTTGGAGAGCCTCATCAAGCCCTTCATCGGCGGCCGCAACAAAG AGGAGAAGGGGGAGGATGACTTGGAGGCGATCGCGGCCACGGAGCACAAGGTGTTCCGCTACGAGATGCTGGTTGCGGCCACCCGCAACTTCAACCCCAAGCAGAAGCTCGGCGAAGGGGGATTCGGTCCCGTCTTCAAG GGACGGTTGGAGGATGGGCGGGACGTGGCGGTGAAGCGCCTGGGGCGGGGTTCGCGGCAGGGGGCGCGGGAGTTCGAGAACGAGGCGATGCTGCTGTCGCGGGTGCAGCACAAGAACGTGGTGAACCTCTACGGCTATTGCGCCCACGACGACGACAAGCTCCTCGTCTACGAGTACATCCCCAACGAGAGCCTCGACAAGCTCCTCTTCTCCG AAGGAGAAGCCGAGGGTAATGGGAGCCAGATGCAGCTGGACTGGAAGCGGAGGTACCAGGTGATCGTCGGGGTGGCGCGGGGGCTGCTCTACCTGCACGAGGGCGCGCACACCGCCATCATACACCGTGACATCAAGGCCAGCAACATCCTGCTCGACAACCGGTGGGTCCCCAAGATCGCCGACTTCGGCATGGCGCGGCTCTTCCCCGAGGACCAGACCCACGTCAACACCCGCGTCGCCGGTACCAATGGCTACATGGCGCCGGAGTATGTCATGCACGGCTCCCTCTCCACCAAGGCCGACGTGTTCAGCTTCGGCGTCTTGGTTCTCGAGCTCATATCAGGCCGGAAGAATTCCGCATTCAGCCCCCTCCCCGACCCTGAGGCCAACAGCCTTCTGGAATGG GCTTGGAAGCTCTACAAGAAGGGCCAGAGGCTGGAGCTGCTGGATCCTGCTGTGGCGTCCACGGCCGACGCAGAGCAAGTCGCGATGTGCGTTCAGATCGGCCTCCTCTGCACACAGTCTGACCCCAAGCTTCGGCCGGACATGAAGCGCGTGGTGATCATCTTATCCAAGCAGCCGAGCGTGCTCGAGGAGCCGACCAGGCCTGGCATTCCTGGATCCAGATACCGAAGAAGATCCTACGGAACCCGCGGCTCCCACTATTCAGCCGGCGAGTCCTCCTCGACTATCAACTCCGCCTCCACCGCTGCCACGACGGCAACCACCTCGACCACCCTCACTATGCATCACGAGTCGCATCAGGAGCAACATCCTAATCCTACGTGA
- the LOC135614347 gene encoding cysteine-rich receptor-like protein kinase 43 isoform X2 yields MATRPKKFLESLIKPFIGGRNKEEKGEDDLEAIAATEHKVFRYEMLVAATRNFNPKQKLGEGGFGPVFKGRLEDGRDVAVKRLGRGSRQGAREFENEAMLLSRVQHKNVVNLYGYCAHDDDKLLVYEYIPNESLDKLLFSGEAEGNGSQMQLDWKRRYQVIVGVARGLLYLHEGAHTAIIHRDIKASNILLDNRWVPKIADFGMARLFPEDQTHVNTRVAGTNGYMAPEYVMHGSLSTKADVFSFGVLVLELISGRKNSAFSPLPDPEANSLLEWAWKLYKKGQRLELLDPAVASTADAEQVAMCVQIGLLCTQSDPKLRPDMKRVVIILSKQPSVLEEPTRPGIPGSRYRRRSYGTRGSHYSAGESSSTINSASTAATTATTSTTLTMHHESHQEQHPNPT; encoded by the exons ATGGCGACGAGACCTAAGAAATTCTTGGAGAGCCTCATCAAGCCCTTCATCGGCGGCCGCAACAAAG AGGAGAAGGGGGAGGATGACTTGGAGGCGATCGCGGCCACGGAGCACAAGGTGTTCCGCTACGAGATGCTGGTTGCGGCCACCCGCAACTTCAACCCCAAGCAGAAGCTCGGCGAAGGGGGATTCGGTCCCGTCTTCAAG GGACGGTTGGAGGATGGGCGGGACGTGGCGGTGAAGCGCCTGGGGCGGGGTTCGCGGCAGGGGGCGCGGGAGTTCGAGAACGAGGCGATGCTGCTGTCGCGGGTGCAGCACAAGAACGTGGTGAACCTCTACGGCTATTGCGCCCACGACGACGACAAGCTCCTCGTCTACGAGTACATCCCCAACGAGAGCCTCGACAAGCTCCTCTTCTCCG GAGAAGCCGAGGGTAATGGGAGCCAGATGCAGCTGGACTGGAAGCGGAGGTACCAGGTGATCGTCGGGGTGGCGCGGGGGCTGCTCTACCTGCACGAGGGCGCGCACACCGCCATCATACACCGTGACATCAAGGCCAGCAACATCCTGCTCGACAACCGGTGGGTCCCCAAGATCGCCGACTTCGGCATGGCGCGGCTCTTCCCCGAGGACCAGACCCACGTCAACACCCGCGTCGCCGGTACCAATGGCTACATGGCGCCGGAGTATGTCATGCACGGCTCCCTCTCCACCAAGGCCGACGTGTTCAGCTTCGGCGTCTTGGTTCTCGAGCTCATATCAGGCCGGAAGAATTCCGCATTCAGCCCCCTCCCCGACCCTGAGGCCAACAGCCTTCTGGAATGG GCTTGGAAGCTCTACAAGAAGGGCCAGAGGCTGGAGCTGCTGGATCCTGCTGTGGCGTCCACGGCCGACGCAGAGCAAGTCGCGATGTGCGTTCAGATCGGCCTCCTCTGCACACAGTCTGACCCCAAGCTTCGGCCGGACATGAAGCGCGTGGTGATCATCTTATCCAAGCAGCCGAGCGTGCTCGAGGAGCCGACCAGGCCTGGCATTCCTGGATCCAGATACCGAAGAAGATCCTACGGAACCCGCGGCTCCCACTATTCAGCCGGCGAGTCCTCCTCGACTATCAACTCCGCCTCCACCGCTGCCACGACGGCAACCACCTCGACCACCCTCACTATGCATCACGAGTCGCATCAGGAGCAACATCCTAATCCTACGTGA
- the LOC103986928 gene encoding alternative NAD(P)H-ubiquinone oxidoreductase C1, chloroplastic/mitochondrial encodes MNHSVGSQCAVFVGGPSIAAPRPSVRLSSNPDCSRPSNGLRIHVGRLVNCSRRYAGTLALFIGPQLGHFSCTLSGRTSGDKFIGHSSRGETAFTLYAWSDKQRPRICILGGGFGGLYTALKLESLVWTDDKKPQVVLVDQSDRFVFKPMLYELLSGEVDAWEVAPLFTDLLKNTNIEFIKDKVKLLDPSDHLTKEPGSTCSGGTVHLESGIIIEYDWLVLALGAETKLDVVPGSAEYALPFSTLEDACRVDKKLKVLERERFGKDSSPIRVAIVGCGYSGVELAATISERLQNNGIVQAINVETTICPNAPSGNREAALKVLQSRNVQLFLGYFVSCIKKILDSEDSAKVIGIEEEMGTETATCGKKFILELQPAQRGLQSQVLEADLVLWTVGSKPLLPQVDPSDYYNMIPLNGRGQAETDETLRVRGHPRIFAIGDSSALRDSSGRILPATAQVAFQQADFAGWNLWAAINDRPLLPFRFQNLGEMMTLGMSDAAITPSFIEGLTLEGPVGHAARKIAYLFRLPTDEHRLKVGMSWLAKSAVDSVALFQTTITKVITGS; translated from the exons ATGAACCACTCTGTCGGCTCTCAGTGCGCGGTCTTCGTCGGGGGTCCGTCCATTGCCGCGCCCCGACCAAGTGTTCGGCTTTCTAGCAACCCGGATTGCTCAAGACCCTCCAATG GGTTGAGGATCCATGTGGGGAGACTAGTAAATTGTTCAAGAAGATATGCTGGCACTTTGGCACTCTTCATAGGGCCTCAGTTGGGGCACTTCAGCTGTACTTTGTCGGGCAGGACTAGTGGAGACAAATTTATCGGACACTCGTCAAGAGGTGAAACAGCATTTACATTGTATGCATGGTCAGACAAACAG AGGCCAAGAATTTGTATCTTAGGTGGTGGATTTGGGGGCTTATACACAGCTCTAAAGTTGGAATCTCTTGTATGGACTGATGACAAGAAGCCTCAG GTTGTTCTCGTTGACCAGTCTGATCGATTTGTTTTCAAACCGATGCTGTATGAACTACTGTCAGGAG AAGTAGATGCATGGGAAGTAGCACCTTTATTTACAGACTTGCTGAAGAACACAAACATTGAATTTATCAAGGATAAAGTAAAGCTTTTAGACCCTTCTGATCACTTAACAAAGGAACCTGGAAGTACATGCTCTGGAGGAACTGTTCATCTTGAAAGTGGAATCATCATAGAATATGATTG GCTGGTCCTAGCTTTAGGAGCTGAAACTAAACTGGATGTCGTTCCTGGATCTGCTGAATATGCCTTGCCTTTCTCAACCTTGGAGGATGCTTGT AGAGTCGACAAAAAATTGAAGGTTTTGGAGAGAGAGAGGTTCGGTAAGGATTCCTCTCCCATTCGTGTGGCTATTGTTGGCTGTGGCTACTCAGGGGTGGAGTTAGCTGCTACTATCTCTGAAAGATTACAGAATAATGGGATAGTTCAAGCAATCAATGTTGAAACTACTATATGTCCTAATGCCCCATCTGGAAATAGAGAGGCTGCACTTAAA GTTCTTCAATCTCGGAACGTTCAGCTGTTCTTGGGATATTTCGTCAGCTGCATAAAGAAGATTTTAGATTCTGAAGATTCGGCCAAGGTGATTGGGATTGAAGAAGAAATGGGTACTGAGACTGCAACCTGTGGAAAGAAATTTATTTTGGAACTTCAACCTGCACAAAGAGGCCTTCAGAGTCAAGTTCTTGAAGCTGATTTGGTGTTATGGACAGTAGGATCTAAGCCTCTGCTTCCTCAGGTGGATCCATCAGATTATTATAACATGATTCCACTGAATGGTAGAGGGCAAGCTGAGACAGATGAAACTCTCCGCGTAAGAGGACATCCAAGAATATTTGCAATTGGTGATTCATCAGCTCTGAGAGATTCCTCTGGCAGGATACTCCCTGCAACTGCACAA GTTGCTTTTCAGCAAGCAGACTTTGCTGGTTGGAATCTTTGGGCGGCGATCAATGACCGACCTCTATTACCCTTCAG GTTCCAAAATCTTGGTGAGATGATGACTCTCGGAATGAGTGATGCTGCCATCACACCCAGTTTCATCGAGGGACTCACCTTGGAGGGTCCCGTTGGGCATGCTG CAAGGAAGATAGCATACCTGTTCAGATTGCCCACCGATGAACACCGGCTGAAGGTAGGCATGAGTTGGCTTGCCAAGTCTGCTGTTGATTCGGTTGCTTTGTTCCAGACCACCATTACCAAAGTCATTACAGGTTCATAG
- the LOC135614344 gene encoding tuliposide A-converting enzyme 1, chloroplastic-like yields MDADAEVVLDAPPFVRIFKSGRVERLLGNEVLPAGLDPATGVVSKDVLIDPATNLVARLYLPDLAGSPPDRKLPVLVYYHGGGFVIETAFSPTYHNYLNSLVAAAGVVAVSVDYRRAPEHPLPAAYDDSWAALQWVASRPPAEEWLAERGDLGRVFLAGDSAGANIVHQVALRVAAEGLGGAATIKGLLLIHPYFWGAEPLGSESRDPETRAGPEKIWTLVCPGTVGPDDPRLNPLAEGATSMAGLPCRRVLVMVAEEDILRERGRAYYEALERSGWEGEARLMEAEGEQHVFHIHDPKSAKAVSMMQTVVSFLTSD; encoded by the coding sequence ATGGACGCCGATGCCGAAGTCGTGCTCGATGCGCCACCTTTCGTTCGCATCTTCAAGAGCGGCCGCGTCGAACGCCTCCTCGGCAACGAAGTACTCCCCGCAGGGCTCGACCCCGCCACCGGCGTCGTCTCCAAGGACGTCCTCATCGACCCGGCCACCAACCTGGTGGCCCGCCTCTACCTCCCGGACCTCGCCGGTAGCCCACCGGACAGGAAACTCCCAGTCCTTGTCTACTACCATGGCGGTGGCTTCGTCATCGAGACCGCCTTCTCCCCGACGTACCACAACTACCTCAACTCCCTCGTGGCCGCGGCCGGCGTGGTGGCCGTGTCCGTGGACTACCGCCGCGCGCCGGAGCACCCTCTCCCGGCCGCGTACGACGACTCGTGGGCGGCACTCCAGTGGGTTGCGTCGCGGCCTCCGGCGGAGGAGTGGCTCGCGGAGCGCGGGGACCTGGGGCGGGTGTTCCTGGCAGGGGACAGCGCGGGCGCCAACATCGTGCATCAGGTGGCGCTGCGGGTGGCGGCGGAGGGGTTGGGCGGTGCAGCCACGATCAAGGGGCTGCTGCTGATCCACCCGTACTTCTGGGGGGCGGAGCCGCTGGGGTCGGAAAGCCGGGATCCGGAGACGAGGGCGGGGCCGGAGAAAATCTGGACGTTGGTGTGCCCGGGAACGGTGGGGCCGGACGACCCGCGGCTGAACCCGCTGGCGGAGGGGGCAACGAGCATGGCCGGGCTGCCGTGCCGGCGGGTGCTGGTGATGGTGGCGGAGGAGGACATACTGCGGGAGAGGGGGCGGGCGTACTACGAGGCGCTGGAGCGGAGCGGGTGGGAAGGGGAGGCGCGGCTGATGGAGGCGGAGGGGGAGCAGCATGTGTTCCATATCCATGATCCCAAGAGCGCGAAAGCGGTGAGCATGATGCAGACCGTGGTTTCTTTCCTCACTTCCGATTGA
- the LOC135614345 gene encoding HMG-Y-related protein A-like, which produces MATTDEEASKTYPEMITEAIEALNDKNGSNKSAISKYMESKYGELPPAHSSLLTAHLARMKESGELLFVKNNYIRPGADAPPKRGRGRPPKPKPALPPVADLPSPRPRGRPPKPKDPLAAAVAKATAGLPRPRGRPPKVARPAVSVTAAPAAAAAAAGGVVKRGRGRPPKVKPSLVTEAA; this is translated from the exons ATGGCTACTACGGATGAGGAAGCTAGCAAAACATACCCTGAG ATGATAACGGAGGCGATCGAGGCGTTGAACGACAAGAACGGGTCGAACAAGTCGGCCATCTCGAAGTACATGGAGTCAAAGTACGGGGAGCTGCCGCCGGCCCACTCGTCGCTGCTCACGGCGCACCTGGCCCGCATGAAGGAGAGCGGCGAGCTGCTGTTCGTCAAGAACAACTACATCAGGCCCGGTGCCGACGCGCCCCCGAAGCGTGGCCGCGGCCGGCCGCCGAAGCCTAAGCCGGCGCTGCCACCCGTCGCCGACCTCCCCTCGCCCCGACCCCGCGGGCGGCCCCCCAAGCCTAAAGATCCCCTCGCCGCGGCCGTCGCCAAGGCCACGGCCGGGCTCCCCCGCCCCCGCGGCCGGCCGCCGAAGGTTGCACGGCCTGCTGTGTCAGTGactgccgctcccgctgccgccgccgctgcagCCGGTGGTGTAGTCAAGAGAGGCCGGGGTCGGCCTCCCAAGGTGAAGCCTTCGCTAGTGACGGAGGCGGCATGA
- the LOC135614347 gene encoding cysteine-rich receptor-like protein kinase 43 isoform X3: MATRPKKFLESLIKPFIGGRNKEEKGEDDLEAIAATEHKVFRYEMLVAATRNFNPKQKLGEGGFGPVFKGRLEDGRDVAVKRLGRGSRQGAREFENEAMLLSRVQHKNVVNLYGYCAHDDDKLLVYEYIPNESLDKLLFSAEGNGSQMQLDWKRRYQVIVGVARGLLYLHEGAHTAIIHRDIKASNILLDNRWVPKIADFGMARLFPEDQTHVNTRVAGTNGYMAPEYVMHGSLSTKADVFSFGVLVLELISGRKNSAFSPLPDPEANSLLEWAWKLYKKGQRLELLDPAVASTADAEQVAMCVQIGLLCTQSDPKLRPDMKRVVIILSKQPSVLEEPTRPGIPGSRYRRRSYGTRGSHYSAGESSSTINSASTAATTATTSTTLTMHHESHQEQHPNPT; the protein is encoded by the exons ATGGCGACGAGACCTAAGAAATTCTTGGAGAGCCTCATCAAGCCCTTCATCGGCGGCCGCAACAAAG AGGAGAAGGGGGAGGATGACTTGGAGGCGATCGCGGCCACGGAGCACAAGGTGTTCCGCTACGAGATGCTGGTTGCGGCCACCCGCAACTTCAACCCCAAGCAGAAGCTCGGCGAAGGGGGATTCGGTCCCGTCTTCAAG GGACGGTTGGAGGATGGGCGGGACGTGGCGGTGAAGCGCCTGGGGCGGGGTTCGCGGCAGGGGGCGCGGGAGTTCGAGAACGAGGCGATGCTGCTGTCGCGGGTGCAGCACAAGAACGTGGTGAACCTCTACGGCTATTGCGCCCACGACGACGACAAGCTCCTCGTCTACGAGTACATCCCCAACGAGAGCCTCGACAAGCTCCTCTTCTCCG CCGAGGGTAATGGGAGCCAGATGCAGCTGGACTGGAAGCGGAGGTACCAGGTGATCGTCGGGGTGGCGCGGGGGCTGCTCTACCTGCACGAGGGCGCGCACACCGCCATCATACACCGTGACATCAAGGCCAGCAACATCCTGCTCGACAACCGGTGGGTCCCCAAGATCGCCGACTTCGGCATGGCGCGGCTCTTCCCCGAGGACCAGACCCACGTCAACACCCGCGTCGCCGGTACCAATGGCTACATGGCGCCGGAGTATGTCATGCACGGCTCCCTCTCCACCAAGGCCGACGTGTTCAGCTTCGGCGTCTTGGTTCTCGAGCTCATATCAGGCCGGAAGAATTCCGCATTCAGCCCCCTCCCCGACCCTGAGGCCAACAGCCTTCTGGAATGG GCTTGGAAGCTCTACAAGAAGGGCCAGAGGCTGGAGCTGCTGGATCCTGCTGTGGCGTCCACGGCCGACGCAGAGCAAGTCGCGATGTGCGTTCAGATCGGCCTCCTCTGCACACAGTCTGACCCCAAGCTTCGGCCGGACATGAAGCGCGTGGTGATCATCTTATCCAAGCAGCCGAGCGTGCTCGAGGAGCCGACCAGGCCTGGCATTCCTGGATCCAGATACCGAAGAAGATCCTACGGAACCCGCGGCTCCCACTATTCAGCCGGCGAGTCCTCCTCGACTATCAACTCCGCCTCCACCGCTGCCACGACGGCAACCACCTCGACCACCCTCACTATGCATCACGAGTCGCATCAGGAGCAACATCCTAATCCTACGTGA
- the LOC135614346 gene encoding uncharacterized protein LOC135614346, with product MERSKGPYVGWQEVVVSNDRGRRVVHYYLKGAGGGADLAVVGREKSVRHMSYAVPNQFVRLLMARPHVLPSSPSSSPHSLQALFSFKWRSRREVIDWLSSFVSDANATESPLAVDGFPDCEDSETDLPNSKLPSRKTAHPSKEFSWLGASWICRKRKKHYRSFCKNGTTISVHDFVIVMAEEKKSLVAYVEDLYEDLRANNMVVVRWFHEVDEVGIVLPPDTNDREIFFSLCLQDFSVECIDGLASVLSSQHFEQFQNEARHTNWRPYMCRRQIDNDDVKPFDITQLQGYWSQQLLRSMFTSPVKLRLKITRGGSVLSAEKSDVSLGDSRRNHQLHDRDIQVAETTIMDMQSRGSAVSRKTGKNVTSTLSGSALIRKKLFKQKLQQQLYPGCHVEVLSQDSGIRGCWFQCVIIKRHQDMVKVRYQDILDPEDGGNTEEWVSLSRVAAPDELGIRCERTIVRPHPPQRGKTYNFDVGAIVDAWWHDGWWEGIVIHKDFEGQMHVYFPGENRTSVFCQGELRQSHDWINNKWNRLEERMDIADSLFSDTMINTKDLSDSEQFTKEQYTEETNGSSLPADMVQDENIPSGDSSSDGEAGILDLTKDSHFNKLRWKRKRRREQTEDGSSHKKQHCEASSGGSQDAAESNACGGFVLPKSLTVDHENCKIGGDPLFNTPMAISSLVMSQ from the exons ATGGAGAGATCGAAGGGTCCTTACGTGGGGTGGCAGGAGGTGGTGGTATCCAACGACAGGGGTCGCCGGGTGGTGCACTACTACCTCAAGGGCGCCGGCGGCGGGGCGGATCTGGCGGTGGTGGGCCGCGAGAAGAGCGTGCGGCATATGTCCTACGCCGTTCCAAATCAGTTCGTTAGATTGCTCATGGCTAGGCCTCACGTCCTGCCTTCCTCGCCCTCGTCGTCACCGCACTCGCTGCAGGCGTTGTTCTCGTTTAAGTGGCGCTCGAGGAGGGAGGTCATCGACTGGCTCTCTTCTTTCGTTTCAG ATGCCAATGCCACCGAGTCTCCTCTGGCAGTTGATGGATTTCCGGATTGTGAAGATTCTGAAACCGATCTCCCAAATTCCAAG CTTCCTTCAAGAAAAACAGCACATCCATCTAAAGAGTTTTCATGGCTAGGTGCCTCATGGATCTGCCGTAAAAGGAAAAAGCATTATCGATCCTTCTGCAAGAACGGAACCACAATTTCA GTCCATGATTTTGTCATTGTAATGGCTGAAGAGAAGAAGAGTCTTGTTGCTTATGTGGAAGATTTATATGAGGACTTGCGAGCTAACAATATGGTTGTGGTACGGTGGTTTCACGAAGTTGATGAAGTTGGTATTGTTTTGCCTCCCGACACTAATGACAGAGAGATTTTCTTTTCACTTTGTCTTCAAGATTTCAGTGTTGAGTGCATTGATGGATTGGCTTCAGTTCTCAGTTCTCAGCATTTTGAGCAGTTTCAGAACGAGGCAAGACACACCAACTGGAGACCTTATATGTGCCGCAGGCAGATTGATAATGATGATGTAAAGCCATTTGATATCACCCAACTCCAAGGCTACTGGAGCCAGCAATTACTTCGGTCCATGTTCACATCTCCCGTTAAGTTGAGGCTGAAGATTACCCGTGGTGGTTCTGTTTTATCTGCAGAAAAAAGTGATGTTTCCCTAGGTGATTCCAGGAGGAATCACCAGTTGCATGATCGGGATATCCAAGTTGCGGAAACCACTATAATGGATATGCAATCTAGAGGTTCTGCTGTTAGCAGAAAAACTGGAAAGAATGTCACAAGCACCCTTTCTGGATCTGCTTTGATAAGAAAAAAGTTATTTAAGCAAAAACTTCAGCAACAATTATATCCTGGTTGCCATGTTGAAGTGCTTTCACAGGACAGTGGAATAAGGGGTTGCTGGTTCCAATGTGTGATTATCAAAAGGCATCAGGATATGGTAAAGGTCCGTTACCAAGATATACTAGATCCTGAAGATGGTGGTAATACGGAG GAGTGGGTATCGCTATCCAGGGTTGCAGCACCTGATGAGCTTGGCATTCGCTGTGAAAGGACCATTGTTCGTCCGCACCCTCCTCAGAGAGGCAAGACATACAACTTTGATGTTGGTGCTATTGTGGATGCATGGTGGCATGATGGCTGGTGGGAAGGAATTGTTATTCATAAAGATTTTGAAGGGCAAATGCATGTGTACTTTCCAG GAGAAAATCGCACCTCGGTTTTCTGTCAAGGTGAGTTGAGGCAGTCTCATGATTGGATCAATAACAAATGGAACAGATTAGAAGAAAGGATGGATATTGCAGATTCACTGTTCTCAGACACGATGATCAATACGAAGGATTTATCTGATTCTGAACAATTCACCAAAGAGCAATACACGGAAGAAACTAATGGCAGCAGCTTACCAGCTGACATGGTACAAGATGAGAACATTCCAAGTGGAGATTCATCGAGCGATGGGGAGGCAGGCATACTGGACCTTACCAAAGACTCCCATTTCAATAAGCTCAGATGGAAGAGAAAACGAAGAAGGGAGCAAACAGAAGATGGTTCTTCTCACAAGAAACAACACTGTGAAGCTAGCAGCGGTGGCAGTCAAGATGCGGCGGAGTCCAATGCCTGTGGGGGCTTTGTGCTACCCAAATCATTGACTGTTGATCACGAGAACTGCAAGATCGGTGGTGACCCTCTGTTCAATACGCCAATGGCGATCTCCAGCCTCGTGATGTCCCAGTAA
- the LOC135614348 gene encoding bZIP transcription factor TRAB1-like: MLSLLFGCKQVLSVCLWNPTECHDWITFFGGRRKEMNLENFGGGRGADREAPPLARQGSIYSLTFDELQTTLGGLGRDFGSMNMDELLKNVWTAEETYAMTTAFGEGRGGTAAGPGLQQQGLLTLPRTLSQKTVDEVWRDLAGGSTASYVQGIAGGGADVPQQTSLGEMTLEEFLVKAGVVREDSTPSPALPRPAGNRSSSTNVLFDDMPTINNATGLALGFEHRSNTNTINACIPRSSAADLGMMVTVARPYAAPIPVRSRGLVSFDDAEMTDGLMTGIIGPDRARVAAVTGSPGNHLSPDILEKANRDLSSVPKVPYMFSGGMRGRKRSGSVEKVIERRQRRMIKNRESAARSRARKQAYTMELEAEVEKLKEQNQELQEKQAEMMEMQKNQDLQMISQLHGTKKHLLRRTQTGPW; the protein is encoded by the exons ATGTTGTCACTGCTGTTTGGTTGCAAGCAGGTTTTGAGTGTTTGTTTGTGGAATCCAACTGAGTGTCATGATTGGATTACATTTTTCGGAGGTCGAAGGAAAGAGATGAATCTCGAGAATTTTGGAGGTGGCAGAGGTGCCGATAGAGAGGCGCCGCCGCTGGCACGGCAGGGGTCCATCTACTCGCTCACGTTCGACGAGTTGCAGACCACGCTCGGTGGGCTGGGGAGGGACTTCGGGTCGATGAACATGGACGAGCTGCTCAAGAACGTGTGGACCGCGGAGGAGACCTACGCCATGACCACGGCCTTCGGTGAGGGCCGCGGCGGCACAGCAGCTGGCCCTGGCCTCCAGCAGCAGGGCTTGCTCACCCTGCCTAGGACCCTCAGCCAGAAGACGGTCGACGAGGTCTGGCGGGACCTCGCCGGCGGCTCCACCGCCTCCTACGTTCAGGGAATCGCCGGCGGCGGCGCTGACGTCCCGCAGCAGACCAGTCTAGGAGAGATGACCCTCGAGGAGTTCTTGGTGAAAGCCGGGGTGGTGCGGGAGGACTCGACTCCGTCGCCAGCACTTCCAAGGCCGGCCGGCAACAGAAGCAGTAGCACCAATGTGTTGTTTGACGATATGCCGACGATAAACAACGCCACCGGGCTTGCTCTTGGATTCGAGCATCGAAGTAATACGAACACAATCAACGCTTGCATCCCTCGTAGTTCAGCTGCCGATCTGGGGATGATGGTCACCGTGGCGAGACCTTACGCGGCTCCGATTCCTGTGCGAAGCAGAGGACTTGTTAGCTTCGATGATGCTGAAATGACCGATGGGTTGATGACAGGGATAATTGGCCCAGACAGAGCTAGAGTTGCAGCAGTGACCGGGTCGCCGGGGAATCATCTCTCTCCCGACATACTCGAGAAAGCCAACAGGGATCTGTCTTCGGTGCCGAAGGTTCCATACATGTTTAGTGGCGGGATGAGGGGAAGGAagcgcagtgggagcgtggagaAAGTTATAGAGAGGAGACAGAGGCGGATGATCAAGAACAGGGAGTCAGCTGCTAGATCGCGTGCCCGGAAACAG GCTTATACCATGGAGCTGGAGGCTGAAGTAGAAAAACTCAAAGAGCAAAATCAAGAATTGCAAGAAAAGCAG GCAGAGATGATGGAGATGCAGAAGAATCAG GACTTGCAGATGATCAGTCAGCTGCATGGAACAAAGAAACATCTCTTGAGGAGGACACAAACAGGTCCATGGTAA